In Desulfobaccales bacterium, one DNA window encodes the following:
- the rpsJ gene encoding 30S ribosomal protein S10 — protein MITPKIRIRLRSYDYKLLDKSVLEIVETARSTGARVAGPIPLPTEINKYTVLRSPHIDKKSREQFEVRTYKRLMDILEPTQQTMDAISKLDLAAGVDVEIKV, from the coding sequence ATGATTACGCCCAAGATTCGCATTCGCTTGCGATCTTACGATTACAAGCTGTTGGACAAATCGGTGCTGGAGATCGTGGAAACGGCCCGGAGCACCGGCGCCCGGGTGGCGGGACCAATTCCGCTGCCCACGGAAATCAACAAATACACCGTGCTGCGCTCCCCGCATATCGACAAGAAGTCCCGGGAGCAGTTCGAAGTCCGGACCTATAAGCGCCTGATGGACATCTTGGAACCGACCCAGCAAACCATGGACGCCATCAGCAAGTTGGACCTGGCAGCCGGGGTGGACGTAGAGATAAAAGTTTAA